One window of Caldisericum sp. genomic DNA carries:
- a CDS encoding chromate transporter, translating into MKKLITLTYDFFVIGLFTIGGGYAMIPLMRQTFVETRKYLTEEEFLEMLAISQITPGPIAINMATFIGYREGGLIGSALATLGVVLPSFIVILVISIFFANLTAIPQVKKFLLGILTGVVGEIIYITFDIFKKAKKTIFYLLVLTLSLVELFILKINPIYVILIGGALGIIFGKFFEGENASS; encoded by the coding sequence ATGAAGAAGTTAATTACGCTTACATATGACTTTTTTGTTATAGGTCTTTTTACAATTGGCGGGGGATATGCGATGATTCCTCTTATGCGACAAACTTTTGTTGAAACAAGAAAGTATCTTACAGAAGAAGAATTTTTGGAAATGCTTGCAATTTCGCAAATTACGCCTGGTCCTATTGCTATAAATATGGCAACTTTTATAGGATATAGAGAAGGAGGATTAATTGGTTCAGCCCTTGCTACGCTTGGTGTTGTCCTTCCATCGTTTATTGTAATTCTTGTTATCTCAATCTTTTTTGCAAATCTTACTGCAATTCCGCAGGTTAAGAAGTTTTTGCTTGGTATTTTAACAGGTGTTGTGGGCGAAATTATTTACATCACTTTTGATATTTTTAAAAAAGCAAAGAAGACCATTTTCTATCTTTTAGTCTTAACCCTATCGCTTGTCGAACTTTTTATCTTAAAGATAAACCCTATTTATGTTATTCTTATTGGGGGCGCACTTGGTATAATTTTTGGAAAATTCTTTGAGGGTGAAAATGCTTCTTCTTAG